A region from the Aeromicrobium choanae genome encodes:
- the ygfZ gene encoding CAF17-like 4Fe-4S cluster assembly/insertion protein YgfZ → MRSPLLDRQGAVDSEGLDAGVAAHYGSTFAAEQRTLLSGEGFVDLSNRDVLRITGPDRLTWLHSLTTQYLEGLAAGRWTDVLLLSPQGRIEHDFSGVDDGETFWAHTEPGAGEALVQFLDRMRFMSRVEVAAVDDRFVVGRYADGLVTELTDDLTTVAGTPVGVLAWEALRIEAGRPRFGLDTDERTIPNEVGLLGSAVHLDKGCYRGQETVARVYNLGRPPRRLTLLHVDGSVDHLPAHGADVLLGDKVVGQVGSAARHHELGPIALALIKRNTPVDATLLADGVAAAQESIVDPDAGLHVRAGLNL, encoded by the coding sequence GTGCGTAGCCCGCTGCTGGACCGCCAGGGCGCCGTCGACTCCGAGGGTCTCGACGCCGGCGTCGCAGCCCACTACGGCTCCACCTTCGCCGCCGAGCAGCGCACGCTGCTGTCGGGCGAGGGCTTCGTCGACCTGTCGAACCGCGACGTCCTGCGGATCACGGGCCCCGACCGGCTGACGTGGCTGCACTCGCTCACGACCCAGTACCTCGAGGGCCTGGCCGCCGGGCGCTGGACCGACGTGCTGCTGCTCTCGCCGCAGGGCCGCATCGAGCACGACTTCAGCGGCGTCGACGACGGCGAGACCTTCTGGGCCCACACCGAGCCCGGTGCTGGGGAGGCGCTCGTGCAGTTCCTCGACCGGATGCGCTTCATGTCGCGCGTCGAGGTCGCGGCGGTCGACGACCGCTTCGTGGTCGGCCGTTACGCCGATGGTCTCGTCACCGAGCTCACCGACGACCTGACCACCGTCGCGGGCACGCCCGTCGGCGTGCTGGCCTGGGAGGCGCTGCGGATCGAGGCGGGTCGGCCGCGCTTCGGCCTCGACACCGACGAGCGCACGATCCCCAACGAGGTCGGGCTGCTCGGCTCGGCCGTCCACCTCGACAAGGGCTGCTACCGGGGCCAGGAGACGGTGGCCCGTGTCTACAACCTCGGCCGCCCGCCCCGGCGGCTGACCCTGCTCCACGTCGACGGCTCCGTCGACCACCTCCCGGCGCACGGTGCCGACGTCCTCCTCGGCGACAAGGTCGTCGGGCAGGTCGGCAGCGCCGCACGCCACCACGAGCTCGGGCCCATCGCGCTCGCGCTGATCAAGCGGAACACCCCGGTCGACGCCACGCTCCTCGCCGACGGCGTCGCCGCCGCGCAGGAATCGATCGTCGACCCCGACGCAGGCCTGCACGTGCGGGCCGGATTGAACTTGTGA
- a CDS encoding FABP family protein: MAFQIPSDLHPELVPVAWLLGTWHGNGRGDYPTIEAFGYEQEVAFAHDGRPFLHYFSRTWITDEAGERVRPGALETGFLRPSEEGRVELVLAHPTGYAEIWYGEVDGARITLATDVVARTVTAKEYTAGQRMYGLVEGALMYAHDMAAEGQPMQSHLWGKLERA; encoded by the coding sequence ATGGCCTTCCAGATTCCCAGCGACCTGCACCCCGAGCTGGTGCCCGTGGCCTGGCTCCTCGGGACCTGGCACGGCAACGGCCGGGGCGACTACCCCACGATCGAGGCGTTCGGCTACGAGCAGGAGGTGGCCTTCGCCCACGACGGCCGGCCGTTCCTGCACTACTTCAGCCGCACCTGGATCACCGACGAGGCGGGGGAGCGTGTGCGCCCCGGCGCCCTCGAGACGGGCTTCCTGCGTCCCTCGGAGGAGGGCAGGGTCGAGCTGGTCCTCGCGCACCCCACCGGCTACGCCGAAATCTGGTACGGCGAGGTCGACGGGGCCCGGATCACCCTGGCCACCGACGTCGTGGCTCGCACCGTGACCGCCAAGGAGTACACGGCGGGGCAGCGGATGTACGGCCTCGTCGAGGGCGCGCTGATGTACGCCCACGACATGGCCGCCGAGGGCCAGCCCATGCAGTCCCACCTCTGGGGAAAGCTCGAGCGTGCGTAG
- the dtd gene encoding D-aminoacyl-tRNA deacylase, with protein sequence MRAVVQRVSRAEVRVEGETVGRLDGPGLVVLLGVTHDDTAEDARQLATKIARLRIMAGERSVDEIGGGVLAISQFTLYADTRKGRRPSWGGAAPGPVAEPLYDAFCAAVESTGVRVERGVFGADMAVELVNDGPVTIVLDS encoded by the coding sequence ATGCGTGCGGTGGTGCAGCGGGTGAGCCGGGCCGAAGTCCGTGTCGAGGGCGAGACCGTGGGCCGCCTCGACGGGCCGGGGCTCGTGGTGCTGCTGGGCGTCACCCACGACGACACCGCCGAGGACGCGCGGCAGCTGGCCACCAAGATCGCCCGGCTCCGCATCATGGCCGGCGAGCGGTCGGTGGACGAGATCGGCGGCGGCGTGCTGGCGATCAGCCAGTTCACGCTGTACGCCGACACCCGCAAGGGCCGCCGCCCCTCCTGGGGCGGAGCGGCTCCCGGACCCGTGGCCGAACCGCTCTACGACGCGTTCTGTGCCGCCGTCGAGAGCACGGGCGTGCGCGTGGAGCGCGGCGTGTTCGGCGCCGACATGGCGGTCGAGCTGGTCAATGATGGGCCCGTGACGATCGTGTTGGATTCCTGA
- a CDS encoding LCP family protein translates to MTDAPEAIRRPGSRASNRRSFRQRHPAVVWAAVLIVLLPLVGGAAYAFNLKRKLDDVDKVKVIEEQPDPDEGRALNILLLGSDKGEPKEGQPKKTTIAEDAASGDWPTGKYRSDTLMVVHIPADRKKVYLVSLPRDSFVPIYDEKGETDHSEKINAAFSAGGPRAAINTVESLTGLKMDHLTIIDWEGFKDLSTAVGGVEVTIPESFYDPQQKIQWDAGTQTLEGKKALDYVRTRYGLAGGDFDRIKRQQNFMRSLMGKMLSSGVTTNPTKLTKTVSALTQNLTVDEGWSGTAMAKLALSLRGIRTDDVTFMTAPVQGTQTDPTYGSIVVLQQDKMEELFTALSKDAMAEYLEKYPDDVLPDPEEVS, encoded by the coding sequence GTGACAGACGCCCCCGAGGCGATCCGGCGACCCGGATCGCGCGCGTCGAACCGTCGATCCTTCCGTCAACGTCATCCCGCCGTCGTCTGGGCCGCCGTGCTGATCGTGCTGCTGCCGCTCGTGGGCGGCGCCGCCTACGCCTTCAACCTCAAGCGCAAGCTCGACGACGTCGACAAGGTCAAGGTCATCGAGGAGCAGCCCGACCCCGACGAGGGTCGCGCGCTCAACATCCTGCTGCTGGGCTCGGACAAGGGCGAGCCGAAGGAGGGCCAGCCGAAGAAGACCACCATCGCCGAGGACGCCGCCTCCGGCGACTGGCCCACCGGCAAGTACCGCAGCGACACGCTCATGGTGGTGCACATCCCGGCGGACCGGAAGAAGGTCTACCTCGTCTCGCTGCCCCGCGACTCGTTCGTCCCGATCTACGACGAGAAGGGCGAGACCGACCACTCCGAGAAGATCAACGCCGCGTTCAGCGCCGGCGGGCCGCGCGCGGCGATCAACACGGTGGAGAGCCTCACCGGCCTGAAGATGGACCACCTGACGATCATCGACTGGGAGGGCTTCAAGGACCTGTCGACCGCGGTCGGTGGCGTCGAGGTCACGATCCCGGAGTCGTTCTACGACCCCCAGCAGAAGATCCAGTGGGACGCGGGCACGCAGACCCTCGAGGGCAAGAAGGCCCTCGACTACGTGCGCACCCGGTACGGACTCGCCGGCGGCGACTTCGACCGGATCAAGCGCCAGCAGAACTTCATGCGCTCCCTCATGGGCAAGATGCTCAGCTCGGGCGTCACCACGAACCCGACGAAGCTCACCAAGACGGTCTCGGCGCTGACCCAGAACCTCACGGTCGACGAGGGCTGGTCGGGCACGGCGATGGCCAAGCTGGCCCTGTCGCTGCGCGGCATCCGCACCGACGACGTCACGTTCATGACGGCCCCGGTGCAGGGCACCCAGACCGACCCCACCTACGGCAGCATCGTCGTGCTCCAGCAGGACAAGATGGAGGAGCTGTTCACGGCGCTGAGCAAGGACGCCATGGCGGAGTACCTGGAGAAGTACCCCGACGACGTCCTGCCCGACCCCGAAGAGGTCTCCTGA
- a CDS encoding CoA-binding protein — translation MTDWQDPAAVSLMLDDLDTWAVVGLSNNTSRTAYSIAQLLQRRGKRIVPIHPDAPVVLGEQGYATLADVPFPIDVVDVFRRSEEAGPFADQAVEIGAQAVWFQLGVIDEAAFERTIDAGLAMVMDTCPAIEWNRRGA, via the coding sequence ATGACCGACTGGCAGGATCCCGCAGCCGTTTCCCTCATGCTCGACGACCTGGACACGTGGGCCGTCGTGGGGTTGTCGAACAACACCTCGCGCACCGCCTACTCGATCGCGCAGCTGCTCCAGCGTCGCGGCAAGCGCATCGTGCCCATCCATCCCGACGCGCCGGTGGTGCTGGGGGAGCAGGGCTACGCGACGCTGGCCGACGTGCCGTTCCCGATCGACGTCGTCGACGTGTTCCGCCGCTCCGAGGAGGCCGGCCCGTTCGCCGACCAGGCCGTGGAGATCGGCGCGCAGGCGGTCTGGTTCCAGCTGGGCGTGATCGACGAGGCCGCGTTCGAGCGCACGATCGACGCCGGCCTGGCCATGGTGATGGACACGTGCCCGGCGATCGAGTGGAACCGCCGGGGCGCCTAG